Proteins encoded together in one Juglans regia cultivar Chandler chromosome 9, Walnut 2.0, whole genome shotgun sequence window:
- the LOC118349472 gene encoding F-box/kelch-repeat protein At1g74510-like: MQRDLPSSCEQDSTWIYNALCVIELSNSKLVIQTDQPDDQNSTGNGSDSSSLIHQLGRGMSINCLLHCSRSDYGSISSLNQNFRSLIRSGELYRLRREMGIVEHWVYLSCSLLEWEAFDPNHRRWMYLPRMPSNECFMCSNKESLAVGTELLVFGKEITSLVIRRYSILTNTWSSGMSMNTPRCLFGSASLGEIAILAGGCDPNANILNSAELYNSETGTWETLPSMNKARKMGSAVFMDGKFYIMGGIGEGNSESLTCGEVYDMKTGVWTVIPNMLPGWNEGAGVTEAPPLLAVVNNVLYAADYAQKEVRRYDKERNFWFTIGRLPEQAVSMNGWGLAFTACGDRVICIGPRLGGGIIELNSWVPNQGPPQWDLLATKRSGSFVYNCAVMGC, from the coding sequence ATGCAGAGGGACTTGCCAAGCTCGTGTGAGCAAGACAGCACATGGATTTATAATGCTCTTTGTGTGATTGAGCTCTCAAACAGCAAGCTCGTTATCCAAACTGACCAACCAGATGACCAAAATTCCACAGGGAATGGGTCAGATTCAAGTTCTCTTATCCACCAACTTGGTCGGGGCATGTCGATTAACTGTCTTCTTCACTGTTCTAGGTCTGATTATGGCTCAATCTCCTCACTGAATCAGAACTTCCGGTCTCTAATTCGGAGTGGGGAGCTATATAGACTAAGGAGGGAAATGGGTATTGTAGAGCATTGGGTTTACCTCTCTTGCAGCCTTCTTGAATGGGAAGCATTTGATCCAAATCATCGCCGTTGGATGTATTTACCTAGAATGCCTTCAAATGAATGCTTCATGTGCTCAAACAAGGAGTCGTTGGCCGTTGGTACCGAACTTCTTgtttttggaaaggaaataacATCCCTTGTTATTCGTAGATATAGCATTTTGACAAACACATGGTCATCCGGTATGAGCATGAATACACCCAGGTGCTTGTTCGGTTCTGCCAGTCTTGGGGAAATTGCAATTTTAGCTGGTGGTTGTGACCCAAATGCCAATATCCTAAATTCTGCTGAGCTTTATAATTCTGAAACAGGAACTTGGGAGACTCTTCCAAGCATGAATAAAGCGAGAAAAATGGGCTCGGCCGTTTTCATGGACGGGAAATTTTATATTATGGGTGGGATTGGAGAGGGCAACTCAGAATCGCTTACGTGCGGTGAGGTTTATGATATGAAGACAGGGGTATGGACTGTGATACCTAACATGCTCCCTGGATGGAATGAAGGGGCGGGGGTGACTGAGGCACCTCCTCTTCTTGCTGTTGTAAATAATGTTCTGTATGCAGCAGATTATGCACAAAAGGAGGTGAGAAGATATGACAAAGAGAGGAACTTCTGGTTTACAATTGGGAGATTACCTGAGCAGGCAGTTTCGATGAATGGTTGGGGATTAGCATTTACGGCTTGTGGAGATCGGGTAATTTGTATTGGGCCTAGGTTAGGTGGAGGGATCATTGAGCTTAATTCTTGGGTCCCCAATCAAGGCCCACCGCAATGGGACCTGCTAGCCACAAAGCGCTCCGGCAGTTTTGTGTATAATTGCGCTGTGATGGGATGCTGA